A window from Fervidicoccaceae archaeon encodes these proteins:
- the rbcL gene encoding type III ribulose-bisphosphate carboxylase, whose product MSDEEPYAPFVDTSYVPDPKNDVIAVFKVKPAEGFTPEEAAGGLAAESSVGTWTTLYVWYDESRVDRLKGRAFSFKKIDGGYYYVKVAYPLELFEQGNLPAFLASVAGNIFGMKRISSLRLEDLYLPQQFISWFKGPGKGILGVREALGIKDRPIVGTVPKPKVGYSPEEVGKLAYELLVGGMDFVKDDENLASPSFCSFQRRAEAIMRAIERAESETGERKTWLANITSDIREMEKRMKLVADLGNPHIMVDVVVSGWSSLTYVRDLAEELNLAIHAHRAMHAAFTRNPDHGISMFTLAKLYRLIGMDQLHIGTPGVGKLDAKAIDVIRMAKLLREEKYVPENGEYEHLEQNFYSIKPAFPVSSGGLHPGTLPEVMRRLGNDIVIQIGGGTIGHPDGPAAGARAVRQAMEAAMSGIPLQEYAREKKELRRALEKWGTGAHI is encoded by the coding sequence TTGAGTGACGAGGAGCCGTATGCTCCTTTTGTGGACACCAGCTATGTTCCAGACCCAAAGAACGACGTAATAGCTGTGTTCAAGGTAAAGCCAGCAGAAGGATTCACTCCTGAAGAGGCTGCTGGGGGATTAGCAGCAGAGAGCAGTGTGGGAACATGGACCACCCTGTATGTCTGGTACGATGAATCAAGAGTTGACAGACTCAAAGGAAGGGCCTTTTCTTTCAAGAAAATTGATGGCGGATACTATTATGTTAAAGTGGCATATCCTCTTGAACTATTTGAACAAGGCAACCTACCTGCATTTCTGGCATCTGTTGCTGGGAACATATTTGGCATGAAGAGGATAAGTTCACTGAGACTTGAGGATCTATACCTCCCCCAGCAATTTATTTCTTGGTTCAAGGGACCAGGAAAAGGAATTCTGGGAGTTAGAGAAGCTCTCGGTATAAAGGATAGGCCGATCGTGGGAACAGTCCCCAAACCAAAGGTTGGATATTCGCCAGAGGAAGTAGGCAAACTAGCATATGAGCTATTAGTCGGAGGCATGGATTTTGTGAAGGATGATGAGAACCTTGCTAGTCCAAGCTTCTGCTCTTTTCAGAGAAGAGCTGAGGCTATAATGAGAGCCATAGAAAGAGCTGAGAGTGAAACAGGAGAGCGCAAGACTTGGCTTGCCAATATCACATCAGATATAAGGGAGATGGAAAAAAGAATGAAGCTTGTAGCTGACTTGGGAAATCCCCATATAATGGTAGATGTTGTAGTTTCTGGATGGTCCTCTCTTACATATGTGAGAGATTTGGCTGAGGAACTTAACCTTGCAATTCATGCACATAGAGCTATGCATGCCGCTTTCACGAGAAATCCAGATCATGGAATCTCGATGTTTACCCTTGCTAAGCTTTATAGGCTCATAGGGATGGACCAGCTTCACATAGGGACTCCCGGTGTTGGGAAGCTGGATGCTAAGGCAATCGATGTTATCAGAATGGCAAAACTCCTAAGAGAGGAGAAATACGTCCCGGAAAATGGAGAGTATGAGCACTTAGAGCAGAACTTCTACAGCATAAAACCGGCTTTCCCAGTATCCTCGGGAGGTCTCCATCCCGGGACACTTCCTGAAGTTATGAGAAGGCTTGGGAACGATATTGTAATACAAATAGGCGGAGGTACAATAGGTCATCCAGATGGTCCAGCAGCAGGAGCAAGAGCAGTGAGACAAGCAATGGAAGCTGCAATGAGCGGAATCCCGCTTCAGGAATATGCGAGAGAGAAGAAGGAGCTTAGAAGAGCACTGGAGAAGTGGGGAACAGGAGCCCATATCTGA
- a CDS encoding pyruvate carboxylase subunit B, translating into MVKIIDTTLRDAHQSLMATRLRIDDARKLAEKLDSAGFFSLEIWGGATFDADLRYLNEDPWLRLRAISDVMKKTKKQMLLRGMSLVGYEPYPEDVVKEFVDASYRNGIDIFRIFDALNDIDNMKLPIKEAKKIGAIVQGTLTYSISPIHTVDYYVNLAEKVASLEVDIITIKDMAGLLDPITAQELIRRIRKELRIPINVHTHDSMGLSTATYFAAVQAGADYIDTSVYPLAYGAAQPAIQSVYFILPREMREEINLSAINDAFSMLRDIIQSKYSKEFDQRLQVPNPQALVHQIPGGMISNLIYQLREMGQLDKLDEVLEEVPRIRKELGWPPLVTPISQMVAAQAVLNVISGERYNLVVEELKAYVHGKYGKPPGTIEPEIKKIIAPQEESIDKKMNLRDCEEKVRRILGTYTKEDVLSYCLFPNEAESFFRSRIKLRTP; encoded by the coding sequence ATGGTGAAAATAATCGATACTACCTTGAGAGATGCTCACCAGTCTCTGATGGCAACGAGGCTGAGAATCGATGATGCCAGGAAGCTGGCTGAAAAGCTAGATTCAGCAGGATTTTTCAGCCTTGAAATCTGGGGAGGGGCAACTTTTGATGCAGATCTTAGATACCTGAATGAAGATCCCTGGCTCAGATTGAGGGCAATTAGTGACGTTATGAAGAAGACAAAGAAGCAGATGCTCCTGAGGGGAATGTCCCTCGTTGGCTATGAGCCCTATCCCGAAGATGTTGTCAAGGAGTTCGTGGATGCAAGCTATAGAAATGGAATAGACATTTTCAGGATATTTGATGCCTTGAACGATATTGACAACATGAAATTGCCCATAAAGGAAGCAAAAAAGATTGGAGCCATTGTTCAAGGAACACTTACTTACTCAATTAGTCCAATTCATACTGTGGATTACTATGTGAACTTGGCAGAAAAGGTTGCTTCCCTCGAAGTAGATATAATTACAATAAAGGACATGGCAGGACTGCTGGATCCCATCACTGCTCAGGAGCTAATTAGGAGAATAAGAAAAGAGCTGAGAATACCTATAAATGTCCACACACACGATTCTATGGGTCTATCAACTGCTACATACTTCGCTGCTGTTCAAGCGGGAGCGGATTACATAGATACAAGCGTGTATCCTCTCGCCTATGGTGCTGCTCAGCCAGCAATCCAGAGCGTGTACTTCATACTGCCTAGGGAAATGAGGGAGGAAATAAACCTCTCGGCAATAAACGATGCTTTCTCCATGCTGAGAGATATCATACAATCGAAATACTCGAAGGAATTCGATCAGCGGCTCCAGGTTCCCAATCCTCAGGCCCTCGTGCACCAAATTCCGGGAGGTATGATCTCTAACTTGATATATCAATTGAGGGAAATGGGACAGCTGGATAAGCTCGATGAGGTCTTGGAGGAGGTGCCGAGGATAAGAAAAGAGCTCGGATGGCCTCCATTAGTTACGCCAATATCTCAGATGGTAGCAGCACAGGCTGTTCTGAACGTGATATCTGGGGAAAGGTACAATCTCGTAGTAGAGGAGCTGAAAGCCTATGTTCATGGAAAATACGGCAAGCCACCAGGAACAATAGAACCTGAAATAAAGAAAATCATTGCCCCCCAGGAGGAATCCATTGATAAAAAGATGAATTTGCGGGATTGTGAAGAAAAGGTAAGGAGGATCTTGGGCACATACACAAAAGAGGATGTTCTCTCCTACTGCCTTTTCCCCAATGAGGCTGAGAGCTTCTTCAGATCCAGGATAAAACTCCGAACCCCTTAG
- the rpsJ gene encoding 30S ribosomal protein S10, whose product MPTIARIRLWSNNVESLEKVTQQIKAIAEKGGVRLRGPVPLPTKRLVVPVLRLPHGEGSKHYEHWEMRIHKRLIDIASDERIMRQIMRVRVPEDVYIEIELI is encoded by the coding sequence GTGCCAACAATTGCCAGAATAAGGCTGTGGAGCAATAACGTGGAGAGCCTAGAGAAGGTAACCCAGCAGATAAAGGCAATAGCAGAGAAAGGTGGAGTTAGGCTTAGGGGACCTGTGCCTCTACCAACAAAGAGGCTAGTAGTTCCTGTCCTTAGGCTTCCTCACGGTGAAGGATCAAAGCATTATGAGCACTGGGAAATGAGAATACACAAGAGACTCATAGACATAGCGAGTGACGAGAGAATAATGAGGCAAATAATGAGAGTGAGAGTTCCAGAGGACGTATATATAGAAATTGAGCTTATTTAG
- the tuf gene encoding translation elongation factor EF-1 subunit alpha → MSEKPHLNLVVIGHIDHGKSTTVGHILYRLGFIDPKKMAELEAEAQKRGKESFKYAWLLDNLKEERDRGVTIDLSFMKFETKKYYFTIIDAPGHRDFVKNMITGASQADAAILVVSARKGEFEAGMSPEGQTREHLLLAKTMGIDQIIVAVNKMDATEPPYSQERFKQVVDVMTKFMKGLGYDTSKIPFIPISGWIGDNLIERSPNLPWYNGPTLVEALDNLQIPPKPVDKPLRIPIQAVYAISGIGTVPVGRVETGVLKKGDRVVFMPPAIVGEVRSIEMHHTQIEKAEPGDNIGFNVRGVTKTDIKRGDVAGHITNPPTVAKEFTARVFIYQHPSAITKGYTPVIHAHTASISAKIVEIVSKLDPRTGKEAEKNPQMIKTGDSAIVKFAPIKQMVIEKFSEFPQLGRFAMRDMGKTIGIGIVIDVVPEQVQIKG, encoded by the coding sequence ATGAGCGAAAAACCGCACCTGAATTTGGTAGTAATAGGGCACATCGATCACGGAAAGAGCACAACAGTAGGGCACATTCTATATAGGCTCGGATTCATCGATCCAAAGAAGATGGCAGAGCTCGAGGCAGAGGCTCAGAAGAGGGGAAAGGAGTCATTCAAGTATGCTTGGTTGCTCGATAACTTGAAGGAGGAGAGAGATAGAGGAGTAACAATAGATCTGTCCTTCATGAAGTTCGAGACCAAGAAGTATTACTTCACGATAATTGATGCTCCGGGACACAGGGACTTCGTGAAGAACATGATAACCGGAGCAAGCCAAGCTGATGCTGCTATATTGGTAGTTTCTGCGAGAAAGGGAGAATTTGAGGCTGGAATGAGCCCAGAAGGGCAAACAAGGGAGCACCTCTTGCTAGCTAAGACGATGGGGATTGATCAGATAATAGTGGCAGTTAACAAGATGGACGCCACTGAGCCGCCATACAGCCAGGAGAGGTTCAAGCAAGTCGTTGATGTGATGACCAAGTTCATGAAGGGACTCGGCTACGACACCTCAAAGATTCCATTCATACCAATATCAGGATGGATAGGAGATAACCTGATAGAGAGGAGCCCTAATCTCCCATGGTACAACGGACCTACATTGGTTGAGGCTCTCGACAACCTCCAGATCCCTCCAAAGCCTGTTGACAAGCCGCTCAGAATACCCATACAGGCTGTATATGCCATAAGCGGAATTGGAACAGTTCCTGTAGGAAGAGTGGAGACTGGAGTGCTCAAGAAAGGAGACAGAGTGGTCTTCATGCCTCCAGCCATAGTTGGAGAGGTCAGAAGCATAGAAATGCACCACACACAAATAGAGAAGGCTGAGCCTGGAGACAACATAGGATTCAACGTTAGGGGAGTGACGAAGACGGATATAAAGAGAGGAGATGTTGCAGGACACATCACGAATCCTCCTACCGTTGCAAAGGAATTCACTGCAAGAGTGTTCATTTATCAGCATCCCAGCGCTATAACTAAGGGATATACCCCGGTAATACATGCACATACAGCGAGCATCTCAGCAAAGATTGTTGAGATTGTGAGCAAGCTGGATCCGAGGACTGGAAAAGAGGCAGAGAAGAATCCACAGATGATAAAGACAGGTGATTCAGCTATAGTGAAGTTCGCGCCGATAAAGCAAATGGTAATAGAGAAGTTCAGCGAATTCCCACAGCTGGGAAGATTCGCAATGAGAGATATGGGGAAGACAATTGGAATTGGAATTGTGATCGATGTAGTGCCCGAGCAAGTCCAGATAAAGGGATGA
- a CDS encoding 30S ribosomal protein S7, with translation MEEQRIYSREIKLFGKWTYENIDVRDPSLKKYICLRPVFLPHTGGRHEHDRFGKSRVPITERLINNLMKHGRNMGKKHLAYNIVKNAFDIIYLRTKQNPLSVLVRAIENAAPREETTRIMYGGIIYHVAVDVAPQRRVDLALRHITDGARNCAFNNPKPIEECLADEIIAVANNDPKSYAISKKEEIERIALSSR, from the coding sequence GTGGAGGAACAACGAATCTACTCTAGAGAGATAAAGCTCTTTGGCAAGTGGACATATGAGAATATTGATGTGAGGGATCCAAGCCTGAAGAAGTATATTTGCCTGAGGCCTGTATTCCTCCCTCACACAGGAGGAAGACATGAGCATGACAGATTCGGAAAGTCAAGGGTTCCAATAACAGAGAGACTCATAAACAATCTAATGAAGCATGGAAGAAATATGGGGAAAAAGCACTTAGCATATAACATCGTGAAGAATGCATTCGATATAATATATCTGAGAACAAAGCAGAATCCTCTTTCTGTCCTGGTGAGAGCTATAGAAAACGCTGCTCCCCGAGAGGAAACAACTAGAATCATGTATGGAGGAATAATATATCATGTTGCTGTCGATGTTGCACCCCAGAGAAGAGTGGATCTGGCTCTCAGGCACATAACTGATGGAGCAAGGAACTGCGCCTTCAACAATCCAAAGCCTATAGAGGAGTGCCTGGCAGATGAAATAATTGCTGTTGCCAATAACGATCCGAAAAGCTATGCTATCTCAAAGAAGGAAGAAATAGAGAGAATAGCTCTGAGCTCCAGGTAA
- a CDS encoding DUF151 domain-containing protein produces MGELKEKRGDVLYKTKYIETYIASEEPLVPVIVLFLDNGEELELFNVPLEIAKYIAEGGPAGDIRVSERATLFDLIWSHEDIINLLKEDIDSIIIDEYDEKTMLYSAKVIFKNGGVALERRFVPSHAIFLAIITGKDILVSEKVLKKRPK; encoded by the coding sequence ATGGGTGAGCTTAAAGAAAAGAGGGGGGATGTACTTTACAAAACGAAGTACATTGAAACATACATCGCTTCCGAGGAACCCCTCGTTCCCGTTATTGTTCTGTTTCTCGATAATGGAGAGGAGCTTGAGCTCTTCAATGTCCCCCTCGAGATTGCCAAATACATAGCAGAGGGAGGGCCTGCCGGAGACATAAGAGTTTCGGAAAGGGCCACCCTGTTTGACCTGATCTGGTCCCATGAGGATATAATAAATCTCCTGAAGGAAGACATAGACTCAATAATAATAGATGAGTATGATGAGAAGACAATGCTTTACAGCGCAAAGGTGATATTCAAGAACGGAGGGGTAGCTCTGGAAAGGAGGTTTGTTCCAAGTCACGCAATATTCCTTGCAATTATAACTGGAAAGGATATTCTTGTCTCAGAAAAGGTGCTCAAGAAAAGACCAAAATAA
- a CDS encoding 30S ribosomal protein S12, with protein sequence MPGKKSPLGLYAARTLRRKRLRFKWSQREFKRRMLDLKRKTDPLEGAPRARGIVLEKVGVESRQPNSAVRKCVRVQLVKNGKVVTAFVPGDGGLNFIDEHDEVIIEGIGGPKGKSMGDIPGVRFKVVMVNGVSLDALMKGKKQKPVR encoded by the coding sequence TTGCCCGGTAAGAAATCTCCTCTCGGCCTATATGCCGCGAGAACTCTCAGGAGAAAGAGACTTAGATTCAAATGGAGCCAGAGAGAGTTCAAGAGAAGGATGCTGGATCTCAAGAGAAAGACCGATCCGCTTGAGGGAGCTCCAAGGGCTAGAGGTATTGTTCTTGAGAAGGTAGGAGTAGAGTCAAGACAGCCCAACTCAGCGGTGAGAAAGTGCGTCAGAGTTCAGCTTGTGAAGAATGGGAAAGTGGTAACAGCATTCGTTCCAGGAGACGGTGGTCTGAACTTCATAGATGAGCACGACGAAGTGATCATTGAGGGCATAGGTGGTCCAAAGGGAAAGTCCATGGGAGATATTCCAGGAGTAAGATTCAAGGTAGTCATGGTAAATGGCGTCTCCCTTGACGCACTAATGAAGGGAAAGAAGCAGAAACCTGTAAGATGA
- a CDS encoding NusA-like transcription termination signal-binding factor, whose product MPEIRLTPEELRYIALFQDITGAVVKDCVIDNENNMIIFVVRKGDVGAAIGKGGSNIKKLKKIFGKDIEIIEDGSSVEELAKNAVAPARVKGVKVIEGPNKKVVYISVEPSDKGIAIGKNGKNVTRARIILKRYFDITNVVIV is encoded by the coding sequence ATGCCGGAAATCAGACTAACGCCAGAGGAGCTCAGATATATAGCGCTGTTCCAGGATATTACAGGAGCAGTGGTAAAGGACTGCGTAATAGACAATGAAAACAATATGATAATTTTCGTAGTGAGAAAGGGCGATGTTGGAGCTGCCATTGGAAAAGGTGGCAGCAACATAAAGAAACTGAAGAAAATTTTTGGCAAGGACATAGAGATAATTGAGGACGGCTCATCCGTTGAAGAATTGGCAAAAAATGCTGTAGCCCCAGCGCGGGTGAAAGGAGTCAAAGTCATAGAGGGACCAAACAAGAAAGTAGTCTACATATCTGTGGAGCCAAGCGATAAAGGCATTGCCATAGGAAAGAATGGAAAGAACGTGACAAGGGCAAGGATAATTCTGAAGCGATATTTCGACATAACGAACGTGGTGATAGTCTAG
- a CDS encoding 50S ribosomal protein L30e has protein sequence MSSLESELKNALRTGKVILGSRESILAIRHGKAKMIIVASNTDPSVRKDVEYYARLSNIPIYVYEGTSVEMGGMLGKPFPVQVAAVVDPGDSKILEFIES, from the coding sequence ATGAGCAGCTTGGAAAGTGAGCTTAAAAACGCTCTCAGAACCGGAAAGGTAATTCTTGGATCAAGGGAATCGATCTTGGCCATCAGACATGGGAAAGCTAAAATGATCATAGTTGCCTCCAATACAGATCCCTCGGTGAGAAAGGATGTGGAGTACTATGCTAGACTTTCCAACATACCCATATATGTATACGAGGGAACATCCGTAGAAATGGGAGGAATGCTCGGAAAGCCGTTTCCAGTACAAGTAGCAGCAGTAGTCGACCCTGGTGACTCAAAGATCCTGGAGTTCATTGAGAGCTAG
- the rpoA2 gene encoding DNA-directed RNA polymerase subunit A'', which yields MEGVDMSDDIAAYIRKRANNALPERIVNELAEKLKRKSLSSEELDKIIDLTVETYLSSLVEPGEPIGTVTAQSIGEPGTQMTLRTFHYAGVRELNVTLGLPRLIEIVDARKTPSTPMMEVYLDEAHRYDREKAKEVARRIEYTRVENVASLVEADLYSGTIIIELDPEMLADKGLSVEDVHNALKKINIGDVEITGDYRIEISLKETGDLSYISKKRERVLNTKLKGIAGIRRAIIQSRKGPDGREEFVIITDGSNLAQVLKVPGVDPRRTRTNSVYETEEVLGIEAARRVIISEIMNVLREQGLDVDVRHVLLVADIMTLTGKVRQIGRHGVSGEKTSFLSKAAFEMTTKHLFEASTQGKTDELKGVTENVIVGQIIPVGTGMVELYINVGGTSSTKNENEKVSGK from the coding sequence ATGGAGGGAGTAGACATGAGCGATGACATTGCAGCTTATATAAGAAAGAGAGCTAACAACGCTCTTCCAGAGAGGATTGTTAATGAGCTTGCAGAGAAGCTCAAGAGAAAAAGCCTGAGCAGTGAGGAGCTTGACAAGATAATTGATTTGACTGTGGAGACTTATTTGAGCAGCCTCGTGGAGCCAGGAGAGCCTATAGGAACAGTAACAGCGCAGAGCATAGGAGAGCCGGGAACCCAGATGACGCTGAGAACATTCCACTATGCTGGAGTCAGGGAATTGAACGTCACCCTCGGTCTTCCCAGATTGATAGAAATTGTTGATGCGAGAAAGACGCCATCCACTCCAATGATGGAAGTATACCTAGATGAGGCTCACAGATATGACAGAGAAAAGGCGAAGGAGGTTGCGAGGAGGATAGAATATACGAGGGTTGAAAACGTTGCAAGCCTAGTTGAGGCGGACCTCTATTCGGGAACAATAATTATAGAGCTTGACCCTGAGATGCTGGCTGACAAGGGCCTGAGCGTTGAGGACGTTCATAATGCTCTGAAGAAGATCAACATAGGTGATGTGGAGATAACTGGGGATTACAGAATAGAGATATCTCTGAAGGAAACTGGTGACCTCTCCTATATCTCAAAAAAGAGAGAAAGAGTTCTCAACACTAAGCTGAAGGGAATAGCTGGAATAAGGAGAGCGATAATACAGTCGAGGAAGGGTCCAGACGGAAGAGAGGAGTTTGTCATAATAACAGATGGCTCAAACCTAGCACAGGTTCTCAAGGTTCCGGGAGTTGATCCAAGGAGAACGAGGACAAACAGCGTTTATGAGACAGAGGAAGTTCTTGGAATAGAGGCAGCAAGAAGGGTCATAATAAGCGAGATCATGAACGTCCTCAGGGAGCAGGGATTGGATGTCGATGTTAGGCATGTCTTATTGGTGGCAGACATAATGACCCTGACAGGAAAAGTAAGACAGATAGGTAGGCATGGAGTATCTGGAGAGAAAACAAGCTTCCTTTCCAAGGCAGCATTTGAGATGACAACGAAACATTTATTTGAGGCATCTACACAGGGGAAGACCGATGAATTGAAGGGAGTAACGGAAAACGTTATAGTCGGACAGATAATTCCTGTAGGAACGGGGATGGTTGAGCTCTATATCAATGTGGGAGGAACCTCCTCCACAAAAAATGAGAATGAAAAGGTGAGCGGGAAATGA
- the rpoA1 gene encoding DNA-directed RNA polymerase subunit A' yields the protein MSDPIKRISGIKLSVLSPDEIRRMSKVQIITADTYDDDGLPIQGGVMDPRLGVIEPGQKCPVCGGTMQTCPGHFGHIELAKPVIHVGYVKYIHDLLKSTCWKCGRILLKDEEAKEYLDLQRRLEKHLPFLLPAFHEHLKSKASKTAICPHCGAPQKKIKLERPTTFYEEERGSYRKLTPDEIRNRLSNIPDDDVRLLGIDPQESRPEWFVLTVLPVPPVQVRPSIMLETGIRAEDDLTHKLVDIIRANQRLKESMDAAAPPIVIDDLWELLQYHVTTYIDNEVPGIPPAKHRTGRSLKTLAQRLKGKEGRFRGYLSGKRVDFSARTVISPDPNLSINEVGVPEEAAKILTIPVRVTPWNIDELRNYVINGPYKWPGANYIIRPDGKRIDLRYYKDRKALASSLAPGYIVERHLIDGDIALFNRQPSLHRMSIMAHIVKVLPGRTFRLNLLVCPPYNADFDGDEMNLHIPQTEEARAEARELMLVQKHILSPRYGGPIIGGLQDYISGGYLLTSKATVLTKEDVIELLSVAGYTGELPEPTIYSPRELWTGKQLISMFLPEDFTLKMKSSVNAGKLKCEDEDCLHDSYIVIKNGKMLTGVIDKKSIGAQQPESLYHWLVKEYGADFAREIADKMFKMFIRYIEKFGFTMSLDDVDIPPEAQKEIREILRKAEEDVQKIIEQAERGELEPLPGRTIEETVETKIMERLSKARDDAGEIAASYLDIFNNAFIMARTGARGNILNLTQMSAALGQQSIRGERINRGYRGRPLPHFKQNDLSPYARGFVYNSFRSGLSPIELFYHAAGGREGLVDTAVRTSQSGYMQRRLINALLDVRIEYDGSARLPDGTVVEFAYGNDKVDPAKSDHGRAVNIDRIIERVVGWRE from the coding sequence ATGTCAGATCCAATAAAAAGGATATCTGGAATAAAGCTAAGTGTCCTTTCACCAGATGAGATAAGGAGAATGAGCAAAGTTCAGATAATAACTGCAGATACTTACGATGACGATGGTCTTCCAATACAGGGCGGAGTCATGGATCCCAGGCTTGGAGTAATAGAGCCTGGGCAGAAGTGCCCCGTTTGTGGAGGAACTATGCAAACATGTCCTGGACATTTTGGACACATAGAGCTGGCAAAGCCTGTCATTCATGTTGGATATGTTAAGTACATCCACGATTTGCTCAAGTCCACATGTTGGAAGTGCGGAAGAATACTGCTCAAAGACGAAGAAGCAAAGGAGTACCTGGATCTTCAGAGAAGACTGGAGAAGCATCTTCCTTTCCTTCTCCCAGCATTCCACGAGCATTTGAAGAGCAAGGCCTCAAAAACAGCAATATGTCCACATTGCGGAGCTCCGCAGAAGAAGATAAAGCTGGAGAGGCCGACAACGTTCTATGAGGAGGAGAGGGGGAGCTATAGGAAGCTAACTCCCGATGAAATAAGGAACAGGCTATCCAACATTCCAGATGATGATGTGAGGCTTCTTGGAATAGATCCGCAGGAATCGAGGCCGGAGTGGTTCGTTCTAACAGTCCTTCCTGTTCCACCGGTGCAGGTTAGACCAAGCATCATGCTTGAGACAGGAATTAGGGCTGAAGATGATTTAACCCACAAGCTCGTTGATATCATTAGGGCAAATCAGAGATTGAAGGAAAGCATGGATGCTGCTGCCCCGCCAATAGTGATAGATGATCTATGGGAACTTCTCCAGTACCACGTCACAACATACATAGACAATGAAGTTCCCGGAATCCCTCCAGCTAAGCACAGAACAGGGAGATCGCTGAAAACGCTTGCTCAGAGACTCAAGGGAAAGGAGGGAAGGTTCAGAGGCTATCTTTCAGGCAAGAGGGTTGATTTTTCCGCTAGAACAGTTATATCTCCTGATCCCAATCTTAGCATAAACGAGGTTGGCGTTCCGGAGGAAGCTGCAAAAATACTCACGATACCTGTTAGAGTCACGCCTTGGAACATAGATGAGCTGAGGAACTACGTGATAAATGGTCCATATAAGTGGCCCGGTGCCAACTACATTATAAGGCCGGACGGGAAGAGGATCGATTTAAGGTACTATAAAGATAGAAAGGCCCTTGCCAGCTCCCTAGCTCCGGGATACATAGTTGAAAGGCACTTGATAGATGGTGATATAGCGCTTTTCAACAGACAACCGAGCCTTCATAGAATGAGCATAATGGCACACATTGTTAAAGTTCTTCCCGGAAGAACCTTCCGTCTTAACCTCCTCGTATGTCCTCCATACAACGCCGATTTTGATGGAGATGAAATGAACCTCCACATCCCTCAGACAGAGGAAGCAAGAGCCGAAGCTAGAGAGCTCATGCTTGTTCAGAAGCACATTCTCTCCCCAAGATATGGAGGCCCCATAATAGGAGGGCTACAGGACTACATAAGCGGAGGATACCTGCTTACCAGTAAAGCAACAGTTCTTACTAAGGAGGACGTGATTGAGCTTTTGAGCGTTGCAGGATACACCGGAGAGCTTCCAGAGCCAACCATATATAGCCCGAGGGAGCTCTGGACAGGGAAGCAGCTTATCTCAATGTTCCTTCCAGAGGATTTCACCCTTAAAATGAAGTCCTCCGTGAATGCAGGAAAGCTGAAGTGCGAGGATGAAGATTGCCTCCACGATTCATACATAGTGATAAAGAATGGGAAAATGCTGACAGGTGTGATAGATAAGAAGAGCATTGGAGCACAGCAACCTGAGAGCCTATATCACTGGCTGGTCAAGGAGTATGGTGCTGACTTCGCGAGGGAAATTGCAGACAAGATGTTCAAGATGTTCATAAGGTACATTGAGAAATTCGGCTTCACAATGAGCCTGGACGATGTTGACATTCCACCAGAGGCCCAGAAGGAGATAAGGGAAATCCTGAGGAAGGCGGAAGAGGATGTTCAGAAAATAATAGAGCAGGCAGAGAGGGGCGAGCTGGAGCCGCTTCCGGGAAGGACTATAGAGGAAACGGTTGAAACAAAGATCATGGAGAGGCTGAGCAAGGCCAGAGATGATGCTGGTGAAATAGCGGCAAGCTATTTGGACATTTTCAACAATGCATTCATAATGGCGAGAACTGGAGCAAGAGGCAACATTCTCAACTTAACGCAGATGAGCGCCGCTTTAGGTCAGCAATCTATTAGAGGAGAGAGGATAAATAGAGGATATAGAGGGAGGCCTCTGCCGCATTTCAAGCAGAACGATCTCTCCCCATACGCGAGAGGATTCGTCTACAATAGTTTCAGATCAGGACTCAGCCCAATCGAGCTATTCTATCATGCTGCAGGAGGGAGAGAGGGATTGGTTGATACTGCAGTGAGAACAAGCCAAAGCGGATATATGCAGAGAAGGCTGATAAATGCACTTCTCGATGTCAGAATCGAATATGATGGCTCAGCAAGGCTTCCAGATGGAACTGTGGTTGAGTTTGCCTACGGAAACGATAAAGTTGATCCAGCAAAGAGCGATCACGGTAGAGCTGTCAACATTGACAGAATCATTGAAAGAGTCGTTGGATGGAGGGAGTAG